Proteins co-encoded in one Syngnathoides biaculeatus isolate LvHL_M chromosome 22, ASM1980259v1, whole genome shotgun sequence genomic window:
- the LOC133495459 gene encoding gastrula zinc finger protein XlCGF57.1-like isoform X1, with amino-acid sequence MLFGCARKPECVEKSHSGMERIVNPRPAGQRFNSWSSKLRDDSEHLCPEKEQQVLGHIKEQEKDEVHHFKEEDTLPSPYFKTEEEEEAITKLPSTVVLLKSEDKDSPNEENRGAQPPCNSSFSSQHMTTQVDGDHCGESQADGFLAPLSNNDDTTSHSSDYDDGDGDDDDELSDPHKADHTDKKDCKCFQCGKPFENQSILRRHMRTHNGEKPFSCSVCGHRFSARLNLRIHIRTHTGEKPYACSICSQRFSVKGHLKRHTRTHTGEKPFACFICGTKFSRKDHLAFHTRTHTGEKPFACSFCGKTFTKNGSLKRHKRMHTGEKPFSCLVCGQAFYDNGLLKTHTKTHTGEKPFTCLVCGEAFSQSGLLKRHTRKHSGEKPFSCSICGKGFSGKAELKIHTRNHTGNKPFVCSVCGQGFAQNGHLKAHRRKHTGEKPFSCSICGQSFSENAILRRHKRTHTGEKPFICSLCGQRFAQKGGLKSHTRVHTGEKPFACSVCSKRFSVNQELKRHTRNHTGEKPFACSVCGQLFTHKPHLKLHTRKHTGEKPFPCSLCGKRFSYKGTLKSHGRTHTGEKPYSCSVCGRRFSQKKYVKTHKCV; translated from the exons ATGCTTTttggatgtgcgaggaaaccggagtgcgtggagaaaagccactcagGCATGGAGAGAATAGTAAACCCCAGACCGGCGGGGCAGAGATTTAATTCCTGGTCCTCTAAACTGCGAG ATGACAGTGAGCATCTTTGTCCTGAAAAGGAGCAGCAAGTACTTGGTCACATTAAAGAGCAAGAGAAGGATGAAGTCCATCACTTTAAAGAGGAAGACACACTGCCATCCCCTTACTTTaaaacagaggaggaggaggaggctatCACCAAGTTGCCATCGACTGTTGTCcttttgaagagtgaagatAAAGATAGTCCAAATGAGGAGAACAGAGGGGCGCAGCCTCCATGCAACAGCAGTTTCTCAAGTCAACACATGACAACACAAGTTGATGGAGACCACTGTGGAGAATCACAAGCAGATGGCTTCTTGGCTCCACTATCAAATAATGATGACACAACATCACACTCTTCTGActatgatgatggtgatggtgatgatgatgatgaactgTCTGATCCTCATAAAGCAGATCACACTGACAAGAAAGattgcaaatgttttcagtgtggGAAACCTTTTGAAAATCAGAGCATTTTGAGACgacacatgagaacacacaaTGGAGAAAAGcccttttcctgctcagtttgtggtcacaGATTCTCCGCAAGGTTAAATTTAAGAATTCACATAAGAACACACACAGGTGAAAAACCTTATGCATGCTCAATTTGTAGTCAAAGATTCTCTGTGAAAGGGCACTTAAAACGACACACAAGAACGCATactggggagaaaccttttgcctgctttaTTTGTGGTACAAAATTCTCTCGAAAGGATCATTTGGCAtttcacacaagaacacacactggagaaaaaccttttgcctgctcttTTTGTGGTAAAACATTCACTAAAAATGGAAgcttaaaaagacacaaaagaatgcacactggtgagaaacctttctcCTGCTTAGTATGTGGGCAAGCATTCTATGATAATGGActcttaaaaacacacacaaaaacacacactggggagaaGCCTTTcacctgcttagtttgtggtgaAGCGTTCTCTCAGAGTGGACtattaaaaagacacacaagaaaacatagtggggagaaacctttttcctgctcaatttgtggtaaaGGATTCTCTGGGAAGGcagaattaaaaatacacacaagaaatcACACAGGAAACAAACCTTTTgtctgttcagtttgtggccaGGGATTTGCTCAGAATGGACATTTAAAAGCACACCGCAGaaaacacactggtgagaaacccttttcctgTTCAATTTGTGGTCAATCATTCTCTGAGAATGCAATCTTGAGAAGACATAAAAGAAcgcacactggggagaaacctttcATCTGCTCACTTTGTGGCCAACGATTCGCCCAGAAAGGGGGCTTAAAAAGTCACACAAGAGTTcatactggagagaaaccttttgcctgctctgTTTGTAGCAAGAGATTCTCAGTTAATCAAGAactaaaaagacacacaagaaaccacactggagaaaaaccttttgcctgctctgTATGTGGCCAACTGTTTACTCATAAGCCACacttaaaattacacacaagaaaacacactggtgaaaaaccaTTTCCCTGCTCACTTTGTGGCAAGAGATTCTCTTATAAAGGAACCTTAAAAAGTCATggaagaacacacactggggagaaaccttattcttgttcagtttgtggccGACGATTCTCTCAGAAGAAATATGTTAAGACACACAAATGTGTATGA
- the LOC133495459 gene encoding zinc finger protein 177-like isoform X3, producing the protein MLFGCARKPECVEKSHSGMERIVNPRPAGQRFNSWSSKLRDDSEHLCPEKEQQVLGHIKEQEKDEVHHFKEEDTLPSPYFKTEEEEEAITKLPSTVVLLKSEDKDSPNEENRGAQPPCNSSFSSQHMTTQVDGDHCGESQADGFLAPLSNNDDTTSHSSDYDDGDGDDDDELSDPHKADHTDKKDCKCFQCGKPFENQSILRRHMRTHNGEKPFSCSVCGHRFSARLNLRIHIRTHTVSGCLKMQ; encoded by the exons ATGCTTTttggatgtgcgaggaaaccggagtgcgtggagaaaagccactcagGCATGGAGAGAATAGTAAACCCCAGACCGGCGGGGCAGAGATTTAATTCCTGGTCCTCTAAACTGCGAG ATGACAGTGAGCATCTTTGTCCTGAAAAGGAGCAGCAAGTACTTGGTCACATTAAAGAGCAAGAGAAGGATGAAGTCCATCACTTTAAAGAGGAAGACACACTGCCATCCCCTTACTTTaaaacagaggaggaggaggaggctatCACCAAGTTGCCATCGACTGTTGTCcttttgaagagtgaagatAAAGATAGTCCAAATGAGGAGAACAGAGGGGCGCAGCCTCCATGCAACAGCAGTTTCTCAAGTCAACACATGACAACACAAGTTGATGGAGACCACTGTGGAGAATCACAAGCAGATGGCTTCTTGGCTCCACTATCAAATAATGATGACACAACATCACACTCTTCTGActatgatgatggtgatggtgatgatgatgatgaactgTCTGATCCTCATAAAGCAGATCACACTGACAAGAAAGattgcaaatgttttcagtgtggGAAACCTTTTGAAAATCAGAGCATTTTGAGACgacacatgagaacacacaaTGGAGAAAAGcccttttcctgctcagtttgtggtcacaGATTCTCCGCAAGGTTAAATTTAAGAATTCACATAAGAACACACACAG
- the LOC133495459 gene encoding gastrula zinc finger protein XlCGF57.1-like isoform X2 translates to MCARRTAAFQEELGRLMLRQSQNLDAVCTKPQVGSSSADDSEHLCPEKEQQVLGHIKEQEKDEVHHFKEEDTLPSPYFKTEEEEEAITKLPSTVVLLKSEDKDSPNEENRGAQPPCNSSFSSQHMTTQVDGDHCGESQADGFLAPLSNNDDTTSHSSDYDDGDGDDDDELSDPHKADHTDKKDCKCFQCGKPFENQSILRRHMRTHNGEKPFSCSVCGHRFSARLNLRIHIRTHTGEKPYACSICSQRFSVKGHLKRHTRTHTGEKPFACFICGTKFSRKDHLAFHTRTHTGEKPFACSFCGKTFTKNGSLKRHKRMHTGEKPFSCLVCGQAFYDNGLLKTHTKTHTGEKPFTCLVCGEAFSQSGLLKRHTRKHSGEKPFSCSICGKGFSGKAELKIHTRNHTGNKPFVCSVCGQGFAQNGHLKAHRRKHTGEKPFSCSICGQSFSENAILRRHKRTHTGEKPFICSLCGQRFAQKGGLKSHTRVHTGEKPFACSVCSKRFSVNQELKRHTRNHTGEKPFACSVCGQLFTHKPHLKLHTRKHTGEKPFPCSLCGKRFSYKGTLKSHGRTHTGEKPYSCSVCGRRFSQKKYVKTHKCV, encoded by the exons atgtgtgcaagaaggACAGCAGCGTTCCAGGAGGAACTTGGCCGACTAATGTTACGACAAAGTCAAAATTTGGACGCTGTTTGCACGAAGCCTCAAGTTGGATCGAGCTCAGCAG ATGACAGTGAGCATCTTTGTCCTGAAAAGGAGCAGCAAGTACTTGGTCACATTAAAGAGCAAGAGAAGGATGAAGTCCATCACTTTAAAGAGGAAGACACACTGCCATCCCCTTACTTTaaaacagaggaggaggaggaggctatCACCAAGTTGCCATCGACTGTTGTCcttttgaagagtgaagatAAAGATAGTCCAAATGAGGAGAACAGAGGGGCGCAGCCTCCATGCAACAGCAGTTTCTCAAGTCAACACATGACAACACAAGTTGATGGAGACCACTGTGGAGAATCACAAGCAGATGGCTTCTTGGCTCCACTATCAAATAATGATGACACAACATCACACTCTTCTGActatgatgatggtgatggtgatgatgatgatgaactgTCTGATCCTCATAAAGCAGATCACACTGACAAGAAAGattgcaaatgttttcagtgtggGAAACCTTTTGAAAATCAGAGCATTTTGAGACgacacatgagaacacacaaTGGAGAAAAGcccttttcctgctcagtttgtggtcacaGATTCTCCGCAAGGTTAAATTTAAGAATTCACATAAGAACACACACAGGTGAAAAACCTTATGCATGCTCAATTTGTAGTCAAAGATTCTCTGTGAAAGGGCACTTAAAACGACACACAAGAACGCATactggggagaaaccttttgcctgctttaTTTGTGGTACAAAATTCTCTCGAAAGGATCATTTGGCAtttcacacaagaacacacactggagaaaaaccttttgcctgctcttTTTGTGGTAAAACATTCACTAAAAATGGAAgcttaaaaagacacaaaagaatgcacactggtgagaaacctttctcCTGCTTAGTATGTGGGCAAGCATTCTATGATAATGGActcttaaaaacacacacaaaaacacacactggggagaaGCCTTTcacctgcttagtttgtggtgaAGCGTTCTCTCAGAGTGGACtattaaaaagacacacaagaaaacatagtggggagaaacctttttcctgctcaatttgtggtaaaGGATTCTCTGGGAAGGcagaattaaaaatacacacaagaaatcACACAGGAAACAAACCTTTTgtctgttcagtttgtggccaGGGATTTGCTCAGAATGGACATTTAAAAGCACACCGCAGaaaacacactggtgagaaacccttttcctgTTCAATTTGTGGTCAATCATTCTCTGAGAATGCAATCTTGAGAAGACATAAAAGAAcgcacactggggagaaacctttcATCTGCTCACTTTGTGGCCAACGATTCGCCCAGAAAGGGGGCTTAAAAAGTCACACAAGAGTTcatactggagagaaaccttttgcctgctctgTTTGTAGCAAGAGATTCTCAGTTAATCAAGAactaaaaagacacacaagaaaccacactggagaaaaaccttttgcctgctctgTATGTGGCCAACTGTTTACTCATAAGCCACacttaaaattacacacaagaaaacacactggtgaaaaaccaTTTCCCTGCTCACTTTGTGGCAAGAGATTCTCTTATAAAGGAACCTTAAAAAGTCATggaagaacacacactggggagaaaccttattcttgttcagtttgtggccGACGATTCTCTCAGAAGAAATATGTTAAGACACACAAATGTGTATGA
- the LOC133495459 gene encoding zinc finger protein 177-like isoform X4, whose amino-acid sequence MLFGCARKPECVEKSHSGMERIVNPRPAGQRFNSWSSKLRDDSEHLCPEKEQQVLGHIKEQEKDEVHHFKEEDTLPSPYFKTEEEEEAITKLPSTVVLLKSEDKDSPNEENRGAQPPCNSSFSSQHMTTQVDGDHCGESQADGFLAPLSNNDDTTSHSSDYDDGDGDDDDELSDPHKADHTDKKDCKCFQCGKPFENQSILRRHMRTHNGEKPFSCSVCGHRFSARLNLRIHIRTHTGLLQ is encoded by the exons ATGCTTTttggatgtgcgaggaaaccggagtgcgtggagaaaagccactcagGCATGGAGAGAATAGTAAACCCCAGACCGGCGGGGCAGAGATTTAATTCCTGGTCCTCTAAACTGCGAG ATGACAGTGAGCATCTTTGTCCTGAAAAGGAGCAGCAAGTACTTGGTCACATTAAAGAGCAAGAGAAGGATGAAGTCCATCACTTTAAAGAGGAAGACACACTGCCATCCCCTTACTTTaaaacagaggaggaggaggaggctatCACCAAGTTGCCATCGACTGTTGTCcttttgaagagtgaagatAAAGATAGTCCAAATGAGGAGAACAGAGGGGCGCAGCCTCCATGCAACAGCAGTTTCTCAAGTCAACACATGACAACACAAGTTGATGGAGACCACTGTGGAGAATCACAAGCAGATGGCTTCTTGGCTCCACTATCAAATAATGATGACACAACATCACACTCTTCTGActatgatgatggtgatggtgatgatgatgatgaactgTCTGATCCTCATAAAGCAGATCACACTGACAAGAAAGattgcaaatgttttcagtgtggGAAACCTTTTGAAAATCAGAGCATTTTGAGACgacacatgagaacacacaaTGGAGAAAAGcccttttcctgctcagtttgtggtcacaGATTCTCCGCAAGGTTAAATTTAAGAATTCACATAAGAACACACACAG